CCCGTTAGGACCCAATGTGAGCTTCTGGTTCTTTATgggaaaaagctcaaagtttgtgctgagggttatgcggaagtcgaagaagaaggcaggacaatacattgccagccaattcctgaaagattcgccagagtctttgttgaccgaattactgaagaacgctGGGAAGACTTGGACCTCCCGATCCCTATAGGTCCTGAAGAAACAGAACTACAACATGCCGTACACACATGGATTGCGTGGCCAAAGCGCGACATAAGATTGGTGCAAGCAGCCACAGATTCCGCTCGGTGCTCAAGGCAAAAATCACTAACGCCAGCTAATGACAGGAATCCTAGTAttggcccaccttctccaccgcctgcacgggaccccagcatggatcctccatcaccagccgcacaaagcgagccaatttcggcatcatcaccagccgcacaacagaatcagagtcagcgacagaaggcatacacggtaccttcggtccagccatctcataagcagtaaagaaagaagaaaacgaagactccagaaaagaaaagaaagaggcagaagaatcgtTTGAAACCTTCTTGCTAAAGCGCAAGCTACTGAGGGAGGCTGCGAACAAGAAACCAGAAATAGATCCGATTACGAAGGCACACTTCATTAaacacttcattaaagatcccaccaaggagaaagaaagggagtcggattatcatcggcagatcagaaagtgctacaacaaccccaagaatcgacggatcaatgcaaagaccgttccccagctcagagagcagtccaaacaatcgatccctccgttgatagtgccgcgtgaagaatgtcctgatgaatcaagagatccgttgaccatggctgggatgatattgcaaactgatctaacaagggctcagttgcttggggaggccctacagaatgcccgcggcaggaaaaagtttgtacttggtgaacctttgatatggccagagttgctaccattcctaccaacgagaatggccgagttaCACAAATGGTATGCCGTGCAATCTAAAGCTAATGAATTAGAGATGTTCCCAGCCCGGATTAAAGATGAGCATTTCTGGTGGGGGGCAAATGATGTATATATCGAGTTTGAAGCACTTTAcgatttataccatcaagatgcccttCACAAGTCCCTCGTGAGTGTATGGTGCATGTGAGTATTGTCTctcgtttcattatttttagccttgtgtgttgacggatccccgtttttcttgtgtcccgtaggtcaaaaattcaaatttgccgaaagaagaacttccataacgtcgggttcttcgaccccgatataatacacgagaaaacggtagagcaaaagcctgaagaaatagtcaatgttatatacagggggttgcgtaagaatagcatgtgtcccttcattctcttgccctacaaccatcagtgagttgttctttgttagcctctttttttcaatcccttcgtattaataatactatttaataactattataatcaacattaattggttatgcgtatgtatatgcacagctttcattggatattgctttgtattcggattgacgagcacaaggtcttggtgtacgactcgttaaggcaagataaatcaaagtaccaagatctcatcgaggtggtaaatactgcatggcgtcgctacctccgcaaacacataggcttgcccataggtgaaatcgagcctctttattgggtgactgattttccggtatgaatatactctcgctactaatgtcattcgcaataaacatcagaaaatttctatatcttaacccacatttgtccatAGTGTTGGAGACAGAAATAAGGAAACAACCTATGTGGATACTACGTATGCGAGTGGATCAAcacttttgcaagtgaaaaagggcaaatgacattggaggcattcaatgtacgtgagcacaatcacatctgctcatcattttaattcattatcttttattctcatgtttttatcaaaaaatgtgacagcattggcggatgaaagaagaactcattgaaatggctggatcagggcaattcaagaagctatatgcggattcctgctcgatgaagtcataaattctaagggcgaattttatggcgatgtccgtacaagcgtcgccaaaaaagatccgacgacggggaagctgataaattactatagttgatgttcttaataatttgtaatatctcaagtacttttgaactactaagtgttccatacatgatgaatatatatatatatatataatattagtgtaatatgctgtcctaatattactgtgcaatgcaaaaagtacgattatgtagtcgcatacggtagaaatacgcatagccatacgtataaaaataaaaaacaaaagataaataggaaaaaagatttagtgccggccagttataccagccggcattaaccttgctgccaggagccGGACGGggtcgggcacgttagtgccggctggtatttcgGACCGGCACTAACGCTCGccctttagtgccggtcaatatagccggcactaacgactgtcacgttagtgccggccatttagtgccggtcacagggaccgGCACTGAAGCttcctgtgaccggcactgatgtgcctttctccgGCAGTGTTTACATTTCATTTCAGGACGGAGAAAGTAGTAAAGAAGAAAAAACTAAAAAGAAACTATTTTATTATCGAACTTTCTCCATCATGCGGCTTCTTACATCAAACGTGAAAATGGCTAAAAAGAGATCATTTTGTCGACGGGGTAGTTGCAATGCAAGCACAGCGCGGAGGACATCATGGCTTCCGTTTGATATGATCTGGATCGTCTTTGCATCTGCAGATTACTCACTAGTAGAATATTAGAATATAATAGTAGGCCGGGACTAGTATAGTGTATCAGTTGAACGGTGCACGACCTCGATCGCCGCAATTCCGTGGATCTTCTTTAGTCCGGTGCAACCAACAAACCACCCCAAGTTGGCATCTCCTCGATCAAACCAGAGACTAAAAAAGTCGCCTAAATGGATTGTTAAAACCACGGGTCCCTCACATCATAGTTCGAACGAAACAACCGTGTTAAAAAAACTACGACTTCAAATGATGGTTCATCAAGATTGTAGTTAATATACCTGATGGATGGAATGAAACCGTTGGCAGTGaaactaagggtgtgttcgtttcctacgatctaaagtttagaggtgtcACACAAAGAGAATTttgttatttagaagtattaaataaaatctaattacaaaactaattgcagaactccagggctaattcgtgagacgaatctaatgaggtatattagtccatgattagcggatgattaatgtagcatcactgtgacaaattatggattaattaggctcattaaatttgtctcgtgaactagcacccatctgtgcaaaaagttttataaacagattttatttaatacttctaaatagcaagattctctttgatgcgacggatctaaactttagaggggagGAAACGAATACACCCTAAGTCCACTTATTGATATGCGTTCCAAACAGTGTACAGTGATAAATTGATGAAAGAAAACTCTCACCTCGCGTTGCTGAAAAGTACAAAGCTCTCTCTCACATCGAATATTTGGttactaattagaagtattaaatataaactaattataaaactaattgcatagatGGAGGCTTTATTAAGTCTAATATCACGATTTGACAATGTGGTGTTACAATAAACATGCgctaatgatgaattaattaggcttaatataTGTGTCCGTGAAATAGTCTCCATCtgtataattagttttataattcatctatatttaatactcctaattagtaATCAAATATTCGAAGTGATatagactaaagtttagtctttggatccaaacaccccttaAGTACACTGATTGATGCATTTCCAAATAGTGTACAGTGACAAAATGACCAAAAGAAACCCTCACTTCGCGTTGCTCTAAAGAACAGGGAAAGTACGAGCTCTCTCGTTCGTGCGCAAGATTCAGCATCGAATAGCCAATGCAAATCCAAGAACTAGCTAGTACTCGCACCAGTACCGTCATTTATCTCGAGAAATAACCATGAAGCTCGTGTGCCGTCCTTGTTTAAAAACTGGGGACGCCAAGATATTGTCCCACTCCCCAGGCTGATGATGCAGCCGGGGTTGGAATCCGAGCCATCGAGATGCCACGCCCGGCACTCCAGCATCGGGAACTCCTCGAGAAGTAACCACCGGTGCCCACCGCTAAGCAGAACTGCAAGTGGGTCACACAGTCGCACGGGATGTCCCCTGAACCCCACGGCCACGAGGCCGGCAAGTGGCGTCCACGGCCGGTGATCGCCTCGCCCTCTTGCGTGGCGTCTGCTGCTGGCGGCGGTCTGgcgcaaccgccgccgccgctgctgcgagCGACCTCGTTCTACTGTGCAGAATTGCAGCCAAGTCCAGGTCCTGCAGCTTCTCGTCACGTTCTGATTCGACGCCACATGGCGGCGGCCGCGTGCGGACAAGACGCCCGCACCCCCGGTGTCCCCGCTCTCCCGATGgggacggcgcgcgcgcgtccaCCTCGTCTCCACACCGTCACGTGCCGGCGCAGAGGTATCCTAGGCTCGGTCGAGCTGATGGAGTGATGGATGAGATGAGCCCGCGTCGCGCGCGCCACCCACGACCACGAGCCCTCGCCACGCCAGTAGGGTCCTCGACACGGGGTCAGGCAGGAATGGAGCGGCTCCGCAAGAGATTGTTAGCAGCCGACACAGAGATGGGGATAACAAACGTGTGCGATCCTGTGGGACGTGGAGCCCATGGCGTCCGATTCGTCGGGCCTCGATCGATCTccctcgccctcgccctcgccctATCAGTTCAGCTTGGACGCGTTCGTCCGCTCCGGCTCACTGCTCCGGCGGGGACACAGCCCACGAACGCGAACAGGAGGGCGTGCTGCGTACGTGTACCCAATAATCCGCCCGTCCTTTGCTCAAGAAAGAAAAAAACATCGCCATCAGCGCGACGTCTCAACTGTCTCGCTACAGTAGTTTCGAGCCCGCTGATCGATTCGATCGATCGGGGCCGGGGCAGCGCTCATGTTCCTTTTGCTCGTCACGGCACGGCACGCAAGGAGCAAAGGGGGGCGTCCGTCCTTCCGCCTCCATCCCTGGCTAGTACTAGACCCTAGACCCTAGTTCTTCGGCTACGCCTACGCAGCATGCACGGAGAGGGAGCAGTGGTTGGCGCGGCCACCGGCTGCTCGCCGTGCCGGGCCGGGCCACGCAGCAGCCAGGCCAGCAGGTCAACGCGGGCACGTCGCGTCATCACCTACCTTACCTTCTCGTCGTTCCCTCGACGTTGTTGTACGGTTGCGTGCCGTAAATTCGAGAGCTCCCACCGGTCACACCGACCGGTCTCGTCAAACGGCCGGTTTTACGCGGGGGCTCCGGGCGCATGGCCGGGCAGCATTGCTCTCGCCGAACCGCCGGCCACGGACGCTGGGAGTGGGACGACGAAGACGAGCCTAAGGTGGAGCGCCGCGACCGTACCGCGACCTGCCGCTGCCGGTGTCGATAATTGGCAGCGGCCGTAGCACGACCCGTAGGTCGTGCGACTTCGGCGACGAAGGACTACGCGTGTTCTGGACAGCGGGATCCCAGGAGATGTGTAACTAGCTAGGGAGTCGCTTTGAGTCAAGATGGAGGTTTGGGTCGTCAGGACGGGGAAGAGGGATGGAGGCGAGGAATAATCAAGTCGAGCAGGTACTGGGCAGAGTTGGATCTTCGTATCCCCGAATCCAAGGAAGGCGTAGGATGACACCTAGCCTACGTGTCGACTCTCATGATGGATAATGCGTAATGCAACTCGCATTTCAGAGAGGGATTTTCTGTGAGCCTTTGCACGATGCAGTAGCTGACAGCAGACACATGCCGGGTCAGATTTGACGCTATCCGCTTGAGGTGCGGGTGCGGCCAGCACGGTCGCGGGCATGCGGCGACCCCGCGAGGAGGCGCGGCCATCTAGGCATCTACCCGCCGGTGTAAAATTGTCCTGGAAGGCTGGAACCACTGGCTGCTCAGCGTTATATTGTACTGGGCTGTTTACTTTGGCCCAACTATTTGGGCTTTTAGGCTGTCTGGTCTCGTTGTTAGAAATTGGACACCTCTAGGAAGCCCCCATAAACCCTCGCCGTCGGCCGTCCCCGATCCCTTCcacagggccggcggcggcgcgctcgcCCAAGCTGGTAGGTGCGCGTGCTCCCTCCCTCATTTCAATTGATTGGCTGCAGGTTGGTCGGCGTTAACTTGTTCGCTGGGGAGTGCGAGCTTAATCGGCCACCATGGATGGTAAGCGCGCTTCGTGCCTTTCATTTCCCTAACCCCCTGGTTACCTACATGCGCTGTGATGTGTCAGTATTGGGGAGTAGGTTGTGTTTCAGATAAAATGGGTTTACGGTGATTTGgagtaagattatcataaatgCTTGGTGAGCTAGGGTGTCAAACCCTTGTGCTAACATGGGATCAGCCAAGTGCCCAAGTTAGGTTAGGGACAGAAATTACAGCTCTAGCATATAATCTGGAATTATGGTTGCACTTGCACAGTGGTGAAGTTTCATTACAGGAGTACAGAAGGGGAACGATGTGCAACGTTGCTGCAGCAAATTGAACAAAATAGCTTTCCTATTTACAAATGGACTGAGCCATACATGATCAAAGGCTGCCATTTTTTCTGATTATGCAATAAGTAGATCAATGCTATCAAGAGAAGCAGGGAAGCAATTAGAATAATCATAATACCACACAGTTTTGCTGAATTGTATCACAGTTCGCAGCTTTCAATTGTGTGCCCTGAGTATAGCTTCTGCTTGATATTGTCAATTTCTCATGACTATTTTTTCTCAAACAGTCGATAAGCAAGAAACAATGGAGGAGACCATCCTTGTTGGTGATGATCTCATGCGAGGGCCACCACCACCTGTCATACCGAAAGAGATTGCGTCGCATGTCCTTGAAGGTGTTGAGCTTTGTGATGGTATACTAAGGAATCTTTTCTTATGTGAGTAATTGCTTTTTTCTTACATTGATATTATCTTTCTCTTATTCCTTGTGCATTTATGTGGGAAAATGTTATGAGAAAAACATCATTTCTGTTCTCCAGGCCTGCAAATAAATGATATTGAGCCATTCTGCCAAGATGAAATCGTGCTATACCGACAATGTGCTGAGAAAAGGGTTAGTTGTATTAAAACCATTTGCCTGTTATCTGATTTTGTTTGGTGTTTATTAAACCGTATAGCATTGCATCTTATTATAACAGGACAAGGAAATAAGAGAACGGATGCAAGATAGTGAATATAAACTGGGTTCTTCGATGCCTCTGGAAGAAGCAAAGGGGAGAGCTACCCAACTCCAATCAGAAGTCACGCTGCTAGAAAGGTAGTTTCTTAACTGATGATTTGCCTGTTATACTACCATAGCATCATCATGTTACGAGTCCTGTCTCCTAGATGAATAATTAAGTTTTTTCTTTCTCATAAGAGATTTAAGAGCTGCAGTAGAGTGATCCACTTAACAACAAATGTCTTTATGCTGAATGCTTCCACGGTAATTTCCAATTTGAACTAGTAAACTAGACAGGGAGCAGGAGAAAAGTGGTAGGAACATGGTAGTATAGTCTTTGACTCATCCCAGGATCCTGTTAATCCATTTGATGGTTACGCAGATGACAGCTCTTTGCTTTTATCATGCTTTGACGGTTATCGCACCTGTTAGACTTAACTGGCATTATGATATTATTATCAAGCTTTATGTAGGAAATGAGCCCTGCATGAGCAAAAACTTATGTGATTCTACTGGGGGTGAATTGGGTAGTTTGTGGAGAGATGGGGATAGTAACCATGCTGAGAATGCAGACAAAAAGTTATGTTGAGTAACTCTCCAAGAGCTAGTGTCCTTTTCCCACCCTAAACATTCAAGCTCTTAATGATGGATCACAGCACACAGTGCATGTTAGTTTTATTCTGCCAAATACATAGCTGCTTATTTTCTTATACTATATACTTTCAAACTAAATTGCTACCCTACCTCATAGATCTTGGTGGCTGATGCCAACAGAATCATAAAAAAGGAATACTCATAAATGGTGCTGTTTCAGTACACTTAAGTACTTTTAGATTGATTAGCTGCACAGTTCCTGCTTGGTGTACTATAGGAAGGAGCTTTTTAGACCTTTGCACACCAATTATTCTTTCTGATGAGTAGTTCTTATTCTGTTGTTCCACAGGCTTATGAGTAACACTGGACCTTCCAAAAGAATCACCAGTTAAACCACATGCTGCTGATGTTTTAGCGCAGTACCTGTCGTTTCTCTTTTATAAGTCATATTTTGCTAAGCACAGGAATTAGGAAGATACAAACAAAAGGAATGTAGATTGACACGACCAGGGTATCCTTGGTTTTAAATCTCTTGGGCCTAAGAGAGAATAGTTATTGTGGATGTTACTCATGAATGCTGAGAGGTCAAAATAAAGCTCTAAATAAAAGAGGGCAAAAGAGAGAAAAAATTACCAAATCTGCATTTGAATCTGGTATTTTTGAATAATATTAGGAAACTTACAGGCATTACATTTTAAAATGGAGGCCTTGTGTTGGTAATATACTACGTCCGACTCAAATTACAATGCGTTCTGGATTTACTAGATACATATattttactatgcatctagatgtacactatatctagatatatagcaaaaactatgtatctaaaaaagccaaaacgaattgtaatttgggaTGAAGGGAGTATAATTTTTTAATTTGCTGTTAGTTACAGTACGGTAAACATCAGGAATCATGACTTGTAGTGAATTTCCTATTAATTCATTCATTCTGCTTGTGTGAGGTCTTATACTTCTCTGTAGGCGCCTGATTCTTGCAAGTGGACTTGAGGGTATGGAAGGATTTCGGCAGAGATGGAGCTTGCACGGACAGCTTGAAGATACGAGGTAGTTATTTTGACTCTGTACCAGTCATATACTAACTTGTGCTCATTTTGGTCTTTATAATGGAAAGGTTTGCCTTGTAAAAGTGAACCATGAGAATGTAGTGGACTTCAAAATTCAGATTCATGGAATGACAATAACTCAAAGTCGGCAGCCTCTTAATTTACATACAAATAATGGGTCTAAGTTACCAAATCACATATCTGAAAAAGATCTTATCAAATTATTCTGTTGGGTCTGGTTAGCCTCTTAGTTAAGTAGTATGAGCAGAATTGCTCTGAGATCATTTAACAGGAAAACTTAATTAAGCTTTTTTGTAGCGGGACATGATTGAGCAGACTTGCCTTGCTCTTTTACCTTCTTAATCAATATTTGTTATTTCAGTTCCACTGTGGTTTTTGCCATCATATTATAATCATGCCATTTTCTATGGCGCAGCATGCTCTAGAGTGTAGACTACTGTGGTTATTTAAAGCAGGTTACTGAACTTGCGTTGCTGAAGTGCGTCAGGGCTTTCTTCAAATGAAATTGTCCATTGTTTGAGGGGATAAATCAAACTTATTTCTTAAACATGATCAGCTTGTGTTTTCTGTTCTACTTTGCAATCTTGTCTTTGCAGGAAAAGACTTGTGGCACTGAACCGTGGCATTGGAAAAAGAGAGAACCAAAGTTCTATGGGGGAAGGGACAAAATCAGCTCCAGCTGGGAAGAGGTATTAATTGCAACATCACTCACTTATTAATTTCTTCAATACTGTACCCCCAAACCAGCCATTGTATTTGCTAGTGAATGGATTTGCTTATACGCAGCtttaatttttgaatttgaaaataCAGAAATCAGTCAAGTGTAGACCTTGAAACCATTTGTTGTAATGTACATATATTCTCTGCTCATTTTCCCATACATCTCTGCCAGGCTGCCAGCGCCTCTTCATGAGTTAATGACAATCTTGGTTGTTTCTTTATCAGTGGAGTAGGTTGTCTAATATACTCTACCCTGTGCTTGCCGCGGATTTACAGTACGCGCTGTGCAGGGTCCGCAAACCCCAAAGGCAGCCCCATTCAGCTGTACAACCATTTTGATCTTTTGATCCAGATGTTGCGGATAACTTATTAGCTTCCTTTGAGCAACTTCCTGAAGCAAGATTGCAACTGGTAGAGCTATAATATGTCGACTCTACGCACCTCTATGGTCGTACCCTATACACACCTCTAAAGAGTGTGCCGTACTCATGTCTTCTGCCTCTCAACTCTCAATATGAAACCTTACTCTGAAGATTCCATTGCTTTTGTCATGAGATATGTCTGGATTGCTGACTGTGATCTTAGTGTTGTTTGTTCCATCGCCTTTTGGCTGTTATGGAATTTGAATTGAGATCATGACACCACCTGGGGCACTCATGCTGAACTAGTTTGTTGCCTAACTTTTAATTTTCTGAAGTTGAGTTGCTGGATTGTTTTcgtttttctttctcttttcttgcTCTTTATCTTTGGACATAATGTTTTTCTCCGGCGTTGACATCATGGTTCATGGAACAGCTACGCAGATGCTGGCCATGTAGATTCTGTTGCAATAACGTAGAGAAGATGGCACTCAACACCGGGACCTAGAAGGCGAGAACAAGAACAGGCACCCAGATTTCATCTGCTGATCTGTTCATCCCCTGACCATCTCTCTCTCGCCATCTCCGGCATTCCCCGGCATGACAAGCATGGAATCGTTTCATGTGGAGCGGCGAGCGAGGAGCAGTTGACTTGCCGAGACTTGATCCGCGAAAAGCCATGCTTGGTTCCAACGACACTCGTTTTGGTCAGAGCCTCAGAGAGTCGTCCTCCCGGCTATAAGAAGGCGTGTTGGTGCACACCGTACCACTCACACCAGCGCGTCCACCTTTACCTGTCTGCCATCGTCTCCTCCCTCGGTCTCACCCAGCAACCAGATTGCCATGTTCCCGGTGCCGGCGCTGCTCGCCTTCCTCGTCGCGGCGGTGGGCGCCCAGCCGATGGACCCTGGCCAGCCGGGCAACCCCCTCCTGTCGGACCCGAACGTGATCCCCGTCTACATGAGCCCCGGCTCGCCCCCCACCTACGTGAGCTGCTACAACAACACCCAGCAGGGCCAGCAAGGGGCGGAGCCCATGTGCTCCGTCCTGGCGCGCCGGTGCCCCAGCGGCTGCCGGGACACCTGCTACGTCCACTGCCCGTCCTGCAAGCTCGTCTGCCGTAAGCCTCTGACCGCATTCTTCCCGGCATATTAAGATTTAATTTTGATCggtttttgtgtgtgtgttcCGTGCTAAACGCTCGCGTATGATCGAGAGCAGTGTGCGAGCTGACCGGCACGGAGTGCTACGACCCGCGCTtcgtcggcggcgacggcaacaAGTTCCTGTTCCACGGCCGCCGGGACGCCGACTTCTGCCTGGTCTCCGACGCCAACCTGCACATCAACGCGCACTTCATCGGCAAGCGCAGCGCCCAGGCCGCGCGGGACTTCACGTGGGTGCAGGCGCTGGGCATCCGATTCGGCGGCCACCGCCTGTACCTCGGCGTCCGGCGGACGGCCGCCTGGGAAGCCGCCGTGGACCGCCTCGCCATCACCTTCGACGGCGCGCCCGTGCCGCTGgacgccgcggccggcgccAGCTGGagccccgccgcggcgcccgcgcTGTCCATCTTCCGCACGGGCGCCGCCAACGGCGTGGTGGTGCGCCTGGACGGGCGGTTCCGGATCGTGGCCAACGCGGTGCCCGTCACCGAGGAGGACTCGCGGGTGCACGGGTACGGCCTGTCCCCCGAGGACGGCAGCCTCGCGCACCTCAACGTGGCGTTCAAGTTCTACGCCATCAGCGCCGACGTGCACGGCGTGCTGGGCCAGACCTACCGGCCGGATTACGTGAGCGCCGGGGTGGACGTCGGCGCCAGGGTCCCCGTCATGGGCGGCGCCCGCAGGTACCAGGTGTCCGACATCTTCGCCACGGACTGCGAGGTGGGGCGGTTCGCCGGCGACGACGAggggctcgccgccgccgggcccATGGACATCATCGAGGAGCCGACCACCGCGCTCTGCGGCAGCGGGAAGGGCGGCGCCGGCCTGGTCTGCAAGAAGtgaggccggcggcgagcgagTTCCCCGTGACGAAAGGGAGGCACCTGCTGGTTTAGTGTTTTTTTTGGGTTCGTGTGTCTAATTGCGTACGTGCGTGCTGACATGGCTGCTGCAGCTACGAAGAGGTAGTGGTTCTTGTGCGGCGACCGAATAAAGACGTGGTGTGACGTGTCTTGTGTTCGTCAGTCGTGACCGTGGGCAACGCTGGAAAAGTGGGCTGTTGCTCCGGTATCGGAAGTGCTGTAGTGCTGCTAGGATAGGATCCGCATGGTGAAAATTCCTGCCGGTCGAGTCCTGGCTGCTTTTGTTCTTTAATTCAAATATAATAAAGTCCTCTAAACAATCTTTTTCGCAGGGAGAAAAATTCTCAACAAATTATGATTGCTGGCAATTACTGTGATCTTGTAGCATGCATGTGTTCTGCCTTTGATCGCTGGATAAGCATTTGGTTTAGCTTATCTGATCCGTGCCTAATCGCACAGTAGACTGGTGCCTGCAAGTCCGGACTCTGCGATTCCTTCCTGTGCCTGCAAGGCAGAACACAATGCACCTGCAGCCTTGCTCACGTTCTCCCTCTGGTCCCTAAGATCTAGCCAAACAAATTCCTTGCGTGGCCCGGTACC
The sequence above is drawn from the Panicum hallii strain FIL2 chromosome 7, PHallii_v3.1, whole genome shotgun sequence genome and encodes:
- the LOC112898978 gene encoding uncharacterized protein LOC112898978 isoform X1; translated protein: MDVDKQETMEETILVGDDLMRGPPPPVIPKEIASHVLEGVELCDGILRNLFLCLQINDIEPFCQDEIVLYRQCAEKRDKEIRERMQDSEYKLGSSMPLEEAKGRATQLQSEVTLLERRLILASGLEGMEGFRQRWSLHGQLEDTRKRLVALNRGIGKRENQSSMGEGTKSAPAGKRLPAPLHELMTILVVSLSVE
- the LOC112898978 gene encoding uncharacterized protein LOC112898978 isoform X2; this translates as MDVDKQETMEETILVGDDLMRGPPPPVIPKEIASHVLEGVELCDGILRNLFLCLQINDIEPFCQDEIVLYRQCAEKRDKEIRERMQDSEYKLGSSMPLEEAKGRATQLQSEVTLLERRLILASGLEGMEGFRQRWSLHGQLEDTRKRLVALNRGIGKRENQSSMGEGTKSAPAGKRY
- the LOC112900331 gene encoding uncharacterized protein LOC112900331 translates to MFPVPALLAFLVAAVGAQPMDPGQPGNPLLSDPNVIPVYMSPGSPPTYVSCYNNTQQGQQGAEPMCSVLARRCPSGCRDTCYVHCPSCKLVCLCELTGTECYDPRFVGGDGNKFLFHGRRDADFCLVSDANLHINAHFIGKRSAQAARDFTWVQALGIRFGGHRLYLGVRRTAAWEAAVDRLAITFDGAPVPLDAAAGASWSPAAAPALSIFRTGAANGVVVRLDGRFRIVANAVPVTEEDSRVHGYGLSPEDGSLAHLNVAFKFYAISADVHGVLGQTYRPDYVSAGVDVGARVPVMGGARRYQVSDIFATDCEVGRFAGDDEGLAAAGPMDIIEEPTTALCGSGKGGAGLVCKK